From Pan troglodytes isolate AG18354 chromosome 1, NHGRI_mPanTro3-v2.0_pri, whole genome shotgun sequence:
tcttgctctgtcgcccaggcttgagtgcagtggcaaaaatcACAGCCACTGTGagcttgaactcccaggctcaaacaatcctcccacctcagcctctcaagtagttgggactacaggcgagtgccaccatgcctgactaagtaaaaaaagtttttttgtagatgggcatctcactatgttacctaggctggtctcaaactcctagcctcaagcaatcctcccgcctcagcctcccaaagcacttggattataggcatgagggaCTGTGCCCAGAACAATGATGGTATTCTTAATGGTTAATTATAACTTTACAACCACAGAATTGACCTGCGTTAGAGGTCATGGGACCAGTATCACCTGCTGTGCTGATGCGGAAGCCTGAGGACCAGGGAGACACAGTGACTTGTCCCAAGTCATGTCAGTGTGTGAGCTGAGACTGCAACCCGGGGGTCCTGACTCCCAGGCCTGGGCTCTGTGTCTGGACTGCGCTGATTTCCTCCAAGTCCTGCCTGGCCTGGAGCCTGAATGGGGCAAGCAGGCAAGATccttcctccaccttccaggcagACGGCCCCATTCCAAGGTCCTGCACACCCAGCACCACCTCGGGCAGGTAAGAGCTGACTCACGTTGCAGCCGGAGCGGAGGTACCCTCCAGCACACACCATGGTTTCCTTCACGGCGGAACCCCACCAGTTCCACCTGGAGCAGTGCTTATAGTCCACCACGGGCAGCCGGGCCTGCTGCAGCTTGTCTGGGAGTGGCCCGTTGGCTGCAAGGATAAAAAGCACCGAGTCAGGGGTCTGGGGGCACACGGCTAGGTGCCCCAGAGGAAGGGGGCATTCAAGGGGCACAGTTCTTCTGCCCTGATGAGGACTCTCCTCCCACCCGCTAAATGGTCCTGCATGCTTTGTGCACCATTACATCCCTAGCACGTGGCACACAGAAGGTACCAAAACATGTACAATTGACCACATTCATGTTTTGGAGGTTGGTGGGAGAAGGCAGCAGCTGGAGAGAAATGGGAGAAAAGTACAAGGTCTGGTCTTGGTGTTACCTTCAACCTGCAGCCCCCAGGCCCTGTCTTTCTGCCACTGTCCCTGTGGCCAGCTAGAGAAGTCAGCACGTACTATAGAGACGGCCCCAGCCGGTGATGTAGCAGGGTGTCTTGTTGGGAAGGATGTCACCAGCAGGAGGGAGTGAGGCGAGCTGGACGGCGTCTCCCAGCTGGGCGCTGCGTGAGAGCTTGATGAGGGCGATGTCATTGCTGGGGAGGAGGGAACAGTCACGGGGCCTGGTCCTCCAGCCGGCCCAAGTGCTACCTTCTAGCCGTTGCTCCAGGCTATTCCACCTCTGAGATGCCCCAACTTCTTTACCCTCCAAATCCACTctttcatcatcattattattattattattattattattattattgagacagagtctcggtctgttgcccaggctggagtgcagtgtcaatcatagctcactgcagcctcctgggccaagggatcctcctgctttcacctcctgaagtgctggaattacaggcatgagccactacacctggcccaaaTCGTTCTTAAGGCtgaggaattttatttatttatttatttatttttgagtcagagtctcactctgttgcccaggctggagcacagtggcatgatcttggctcactgcagcctctgcccccgaattcaagcgattctcctgcctcagcctctcgagtagctgggattacaggctcatgccaccacgcctggctaatatttgttaaGATTTTTTCATACACTTGAAGGGCATAAGATTGTCTCCTTGGCCTTCACACCACCCAGGAAGCCCAACTTCATGGTCACCTTTTGACAAATGGcaaaactaaggcccagagaaggcCAGTGACTTGCTCAGGCCATACACAGAATTAATGCCAGAGCCTGACTCTCAGCCCAGTGCTCCTCCTTTTGCCCATAGTGCTGGGAGCCCAGGATGCACTGGGTGAGCCACCTGTTGAATGGAGAAACCCTCGGATGTGGGGGAAGGATGCCAGAGGAACCCTGAGCTCTGAAGCCACTAGCCAAGTGACCTTGGCAGAGTTCCCGCCCCTCCCTGAACACTGCCATCCCCTCTGTAGGGAGACAGGTTTGGTGGTGATGGTCCTTAAAGGCTCTCCTGGCTTCAATCCTCAGTGTGTGGGACCTGGGCACAGGCTGCTGGACTCAGCTCCCCCGTCCCTATGTCCTTATGTCCCTACTTCCCTACTCAGAGTTGGAGCCTACTCAGACTTGGCTGTGGGTCATGGAGGGATGAGTAGAGGAGCCTCTGGGTTCCAGACCGGAGCATTCACTCACCCACAGGCCACACACGAGCGGTTCCAGAGTGGATGCACAAACAGCTCCTCAGAGTTGATGGGGATCACCTGCTCGGGGCCCTCCTTCACATCAAGGTTGTACTCACCCAACACCACCTGGTAGGTCAGGTCCCTCCTGCAGGCAGAGGTGAGGTCAGTCTGGGCCTGACTGGCtcacctccctccttccccatcaTCACCCACTCTCCCACGCTGCCCAGGGCCACAGGCAGGGACAGGGTAGAGAACTCACGAGATGCAGTGGCCGGCAGTCACAACCCAATCGGGGGCGATGAGGCTACCGCCACAGGTGTGGTAGAAGCTTCCACTATTCTCATACTGCAGGGAAACCTGGTGGCCCAGGAGGAAAGGGCCTCAGTGGGCTGGGCCCCACCATGAGAGTTGCCACCAATGGCTGTATAGGTTGTGCACTGTGCAACTCTAGAGGGCGCCATTCACATGGAAAACGAGAGCACCCTCTGAAATATGCAGCATACAACCTGCGACCTGGGCAGCTGCCCGTGGTGGCCCTATCACTTTTCCATGGGGGTCACATTCTGATTCTCCAAAGCCTCCCCACAACAGGACTACGACCTCCCTGGGGACCCCAACGTTCTCTACCTTCTGCCTCTTGAGAGCCCTTGAAGGCCCTCTGTTCTATCACACACCCCTCGccctgtgacttttttttttttgagatggagttttgctctttttacccaggctggagtgcagtggtggcaatctcagctcacttcaacctccgcctcccgggttcaagcgattctcctacctcagtctccagagtaactgggattacaggcacctgccatcgtgcctggctaattttgtatttttagtagacacggagtttcaccatgttggccaggctggtctcgagctcctcacctcaggtgatctgcccacctcagcctcccgaagtgctgggattacaggcatgagccaccgcgcccagcccccctGACTCTTTTGAACCTCAGCTCTTTCAA
This genomic window contains:
- the CELA3A gene encoding chymotrypsin-like elastase family member 3A; this translates as MMLQLLSSLLLVAVASGYGPPSSRPSSRVVNGEDAVPYSWPWQVSLQYENSGSFYHTCGGSLIAPDWVVTAGHCISRDLTYQVVLGEYNLDVKEGPEQVIPINSEELFVHPLWNRSCVACGNDIALIKLSRSAQLGDAVQLASLPPAGDILPNKTPCYITGWGRLYTNGPLPDKLQQARLPVVDYKHCSRWNWWGSAVKETMVCAGGYLRSGCNGDSGGPLNCPTEDGGWQVHGVTSFVSGFGCNFIWKPTVFTRVSAFIDWIEETIASH